Proteins encoded in a region of the Panicum hallii strain FIL2 chromosome 3, PHallii_v3.1, whole genome shotgun sequence genome:
- the LOC112888018 gene encoding uncharacterized protein LOC112888018 isoform X2, with product MPKLRSIFTVLILMLLLLVSVSSGQTATIEGNHEDTLEVAESSPSRIQRHGRRVLTDIQDYDYGGSNPKHDPRRKPGNGHSR from the exons ATGCCTAAACTCAGGTCGATTTTCACCGTTCTCATTTTGATGCTGCTACTATTAGTCAGTGTATCTTCAG GACAAACTGCAACAATAGAAGGCAACCATGAAGATACTTTGGAAGTGGCAGAG TCTTCACCCTCCCGAATTCAGAGACACGGAAGGAGGGTTCTGACGGACATTCAGGATTACGACTATGGTGGATCCAACCCCAAACACGATCCACGCAGGAAGCCAGGGAATGGGCACTCCCGGTGA
- the LOC112888018 gene encoding uncharacterized protein LOC112888018 isoform X1: MPKLRSIFTVLILMLLLLVSVSSGQTATIEGNHEDTLEVAEFASLQSSPSRIQRHGRRVLTDIQDYDYGGSNPKHDPRRKPGNGHSR, translated from the exons ATGCCTAAACTCAGGTCGATTTTCACCGTTCTCATTTTGATGCTGCTACTATTAGTCAGTGTATCTTCAG GACAAACTGCAACAATAGAAGGCAACCATGAAGATACTTTGGAAGTGGCAGAG TTCGCCTCTCTTCAGTCTTCACCCTCCCGAATTCAGAGACACGGAAGGAGGGTTCTGACGGACATTCAGGATTACGACTATGGTGGATCCAACCCCAAACACGATCCACGCAGGAAGCCAGGGAATGGGCACTCCCGGTGA